The nucleotide window gaataggAAGAGATAAATGAACTTGAGCTTatagttgtcccacattagtcaatgtcccatATTACCCCAACCACCCTACtgttattttgtacatttcattgttttcagtttaaacTTCAAACTGGGAACAGctcttttcactttcattatatttacacattGTATTGTAAATTCTGATTATTTCAGTTGGGGGCGCTAATGCACAAAACATGTCCACATGGACAGGAAAtctaaagaaggagaaaaagccCGCCTATGTCTTCAATCGCGTCCTCAGAACAGACATAAATATCTAGGTTTTGGACTTGTAAATCACTGCTTAGGAAAATCTCCAATCAGTAAAAATGAGCGGAAGAggcaaaggaggaaaaggacTCGGTAAAGGAGGCGCTAAGCGTCACCGTAAAGTCCTCCGTGATAACATCCAGGGAATCACCAAACCCGCCATCCGCCGTCTGGCTCGCCGCGGTGGAGTGAAGCGTATCTCCGGTCTGATCTACGAGGAGACCCGCGGTGTGCTGAAGGTCTTCCTGGAGAATGTGATCCGGGACGCCGTCACCTACACCGAGCACGCCAAGAGGAAGACCGTGACCGCCATGGATGTGGTTTATGCTCTGAAGAGACAGGGCCGCACTCTGTACGGCTTCGGAGGTTAAACACTGATCCTGATCCACTGATACTGAAACACaaaggctcttttaagagccacacACTTAATCTGTAAAGAGAAAGTCCTACAGTGATTAACTCTAGTTAAATTACATAATAGACTGCCCCACAAATATGAATGTATACTTCTGgttcaaatcattttttcagTTACTATGAATATAGAACTATTAAATGTTGGCTATAGTATTTAACCTGTCTCTGGTGCTGAAATGTTACTGTGAGTTTAAATTCATACAGTAGGAACACAAATAGGAtgaatattcctttattagtcccacaatgagGAAACTTGCATTATTACAGTAGAATAGAAGaccagcaataaaaaaaacaagatacaaattgtagaaatgtaaaataagaaataatcaTGACACAGTAAATTATTTACAAGGGTAACGGTCCTGATTGGTAATATACCAGATGTGATATTCTTATGTCACACAATCAAATTAGaagtatacatgaaatactaatattggaCATTAAAGTGCAGGTTGaggtttactgggagcagtgcagGGATGGATTGATGAAGAGACAGGGCTGAACCCTGTACAGCCTGGTTATTAAACCTGATTCTGATCCACATACTAAAGGCAGAGCTGTCCTGTTGAATATCTAGTACTGTATTCTGATTTGACGGCAGACTATCTTCATCTATAGTTTATAGCTGCTTGTCTGATTAAATGACCAGGGCCTAGGAACACTGTACATGCTTCAGCATCAGGTTTATATAACACATGGTGGTTTATCGCCCAATAATGGCACATAAGTCAGATTTGAGTACTAAACATTTGCCTGAGTGACAGAGAAAGCATGGTTTACTGTGTATAAAAGACAGGGATCCTTTTATAAGCTCTAATGATATTTATAAAACCTGACACTGTATTGTCTATAGGAACAGGAGTACATTGTCTATATAAATATGTcaatatgatcattttaaagcactgactgtgtatatgtatttgtgtgttaaaGTCCAGAAATCAAATAGTTCcaataaaaatgacttgacATCTTATAAGAGTGGATTCACTGTTATTGTTTTACCTCAATCATTACATAAATCAATGGTCTTGTATTTAGACTGTTATATGCCTGATTAAGGTTAGGGGCAAAAGTTTTTTGATATATTTGGTTTGATCTTTATTTTCTACTGACGTTATTGCTGTAGTACTGAGTGGATACTGCAAGAGTTATAATGATCAACAGACAGATGTTAAATCATGATAAGATTTaacaaacaattaaatgatGACAGGAATATAGCTCTCTggtgaaggtgtgtgtggtcCTGAAAAGGACCTTTGAGTTGTTGGTGTAACCAGCAGGTTTACTTGGAGCTGGTG belongs to Scomber scombrus chromosome 2, fScoSco1.1, whole genome shotgun sequence and includes:
- the LOC133997939 gene encoding histone H4 encodes the protein MSGRGKGGKGLGKGGAKRHRKVLRDNIQGITKPAIRRLARRGGVKRISGLIYEETRGVLKVFLENVIRDAVTYTEHAKRKTVTAMDVVYALKRQGRTLYGFGG